The nucleotide sequence AGAAGTACTACTTATGAAGCTTGATATTCTTCCACATTATGCCCTGTGGCACTGTCTAAGCTTCTGTCCAGGATTGGTTTTGACTCTTTCAATAGCTAAACAGCCATTTTTACGAACAATCATTATTTGGGTTGGAGAAATTTTATTGACAGAATAGCTTTGGTAAACTTTTACCTCAGTACACAAAATACAAGACTTTGAGTTacctaaaatgtaaatatgagTATATCTAGTTCTTAAAAAGcaaatgcaatggaatattacttggccataaaaaaggatgagattgttcaatttgtgacaacatagagaGACCTATGTAATAGGTAGTAATAGGTAAATAGTGTAATAAGTttgacagagaaaggcaaattctATATGATTTCTCTTACTTGTGGActatccaaacaaaacaaacggACCAACAAGCAGtttcttaagtacagagaacaaactggtggttgacaGAAAGAAGGTATGTGAGGACATGAACAAAATACAGagaggggattaagagatacaaacttcccattataaaataaataagtcacagatatGGAAGGTACTATATAGAGAATATATTCAATAATTTTGTAATAGTAATCAATGGTGATAATGGTGACTAtccttatcatggtgagcactgtgtaatgtatagaattatagAATCAATATGTTagacacctgaaactgatataaaaTTGCATGCTAATTCTATTTCAATTTAAGAAGCATCTGACTACAAAAGTAATTTTAGCTATAATTGTCAGAAGAGGTtactaatgattttttaaatataaagtgccaaaaaagtactttaaaatggCTATTTCAAAGATCTAATAGTTTTTGTGGATGATAAAGGTTATGAATGTTTGCACAATCACAAAAAGTGATCAAGACATGAACTCATGAgattatattacattaatttaaaaCCTTTACGAAATATGTGCGTAAGATATTTTCATGTTAAGATATGGATGCCTAAAACATTGCATATTGATCACAGAATATATGACATTGGGGGAAAACTAATAGTTTCTTGATCTCTTTTGTAATAAATTTTCTCTCTGTTGGCTTCCTCTCTCATGATTTTTCGGCATTTTATCAGCATTGCATGGTCCACTAGAGGGAACTACAATCTCTGAAACAGAAAGGCGCTGTAGGAAGCATTCAGGGCAAGTGCACAGTGGTGGAGAGATTGGCTGCAGACGGGGAGATGCTCTGTTACCACAGGTGAGTCAGGCTACAACTCGGCCACTTCTCCACTCCTAACTGCCAGGAGGCTGAGATCCCGCCAGCCGGGTGCCCAGGAGGAAAAGCAAGATTTGGAGGTCATCCCCCAACCTCTGCCTCAAGATATGTGTCAGGGTTTTGTCACCTCGGTAACTATTTTATTGGCATTATCACTGTTGTAGACATTCAAAAAGTaagattaatattaaattaaattaaattaaaatttaatttaataaattaaaattaacatgtatCTGTCTTTGTTATAATTTCTGAACTTCTTTGTTGGCATGGATTATACTTAGTGCATGTTTCTATTTCAAATCTAGACCAATATTTGGAttccttaaagaaaataatgtattggggtgcctgggtggctcagttggttgagcggccgacttcagctcaggtcatgatctcttggttcgtgagtttgagccctgcgtcaggctctgtgctgacagcttggagcctgaagcctgcttcagattctgtgtctccctctctttctctctctctctccctctctctctctctctgcccctcccccacttacgctctgtctctctctgtctctcaaaactgaataaacattgaaaaataatactaaaaataatgtattacaccaagaaaaacaattttatctCTATAAAGTTACATccgattttaattatttgttgcaACTTTTACCATTTGTACAAGTCAGGCATATTCATAAATTAGATGTCCAGACTATGATGTGCTTGGATACTGATAGTGGAAtatatattaatgaaagaaacctTTAAGTAGAActatctttatttaaataaattaaatgtaccTATTTTTCCCAAGTCAGAGACACAGAAGATATATCACAGACATGTTCATTCATAGGTCAGTGGGgaccacacacacaaagttttTAATTGTGGTGAGACATGTAAACATCAAAAGTTGGTAACTAACTACATGCCTATTACTATGGGAGCAAACCTGCTGTAAATGAGGACAGAATCAGGttatagcaattttatttaaatagaaatcaacaaaatattggaATTCAggtaataaaatgaatataattcaaAAACATATAATTGAGTGAGAACCTTAGATATCAATGAGCTATGTAATATGTTGTTCAATTTAAAGCAtatgtcatatttattttataaaactatacTCCATTGTAAAGACATTTATTAGTTTTTGTAAAGGAGGACCTATGTGGAGAAGAGAAATACGAGTGGAGAGGGAAAATTAGTACTCAAGATATACATGGATGTGGAATTAGGGTGTCATTAACTCAATTTACTCCTTGaggttagaaaaagaaataaatataggaGTTGCACACATATTCATAACTTTTATTCCTTCTGAATCTTTTAAAATCCTATAGGCCATATttagataattttgtttttatcctcACATATAAAATATGGAAGAAGTCTTTGcagaaaatgctgaaaatatgTACTTTGTAGGTAATCAAGACATATAAGAAATAATCTATTAAATCCAGATACCTGagtaaatgcaataaaaataacaactaatAAAAGCAGGTGAATTGTagatgtaaacacacacacacacacacacacacacacacacacacaaaacaaacaaacaaacaaaaaacatttcctCAATAGAGAAATCAAAGTTACTCTGGATAATTAGCAAACACCAGTGACATAATTTCCTGTTCTCAGAGGCTTTGGGAATAGCCAAGAAGTGCATTCAAGCTCCCAGGGGAATGTCGTGAGGGAGGGGACACTCATAAATTCTTCTCACAGCAGTCAGGCTCATAATCGCATGGGGGAACAAGAAGCCAGTCCTCGCTTAGGGTAAGTAGATGTCACTGATTATAATGATTGCTAGATTAGCTGCAGCAATGATTTTTGATGGCTGTCTCCAATTTAAATGAAAGATATGAATATAGTCACCAATTCCAGACTCAGTAGATTCTACCAGGTATATTAATAACGTCTTTTCATAACCAGGTTTCTTTGGAATAATGGTATATGTTTACCACTGTTATTATGTTCATTGAAGGTGATAAGGAAcgtcatttttatttgtctttattcctACATTTATATTGAGATTCTAGACAGTAAACATCCTGAAGGGGGAGTCAGCATTTTTTGCAAGCTCAGCTTAAAGtcaccctctctccttccctccctctctctttccctccctcctctgagtGGGAGAGCAATGCTCTCCATTTAACCAACCCATTTATTTCAGTTGAGGCTATTGGCAAAATGTTACAGAATATCGACTTGAGATTGAGTGCTTACATTTGCATAAGAGGACATCCTGGGGCTCATGTCCATCCTCCTGGTCCTGGTACAGCTCTCGAGTTTCTGCTTTCATCTAATAAGAGTCAGGTGTGATGCtcaatttccttgtttcttttcagGCAGTGCTTGGTTAGGGCTGGTGGGAGGAGGGCCACTTAATACTTACTCCACTGAATTTCAGAAGAACTCCAGGGTTCgtaaaatcacaataaaatggATGTTGGGATGAAGAGGTTTGGCCAACTGTACGAACTACTGTGGATTAGTCCTTTCTTTGGGTATAATTTTTGTAGCTTCAGGCATTAGGCTTTGTCATTTGTTTGGTTGTCGCTAGTGAATGTTTGTTATTGCTTTGCTGTCgatattttgttaatttgaatAGATTTTTGGGTAGAGAAAATTTTGTGAAGTAGTTTTATCTCCAAAATTaaacttgaattttttatttgtgGGCAACCAGAGGTTCTAGTTTTTAAGGTTATAAAAGGTTAACATTTTAAGGTTATAAAagtttaacattttcttataatGTTAAGTCCTTGACCTTGTAAGGATGAGCAAATATCCGATTTCTTCATCCTATACAGGGATAAACATTTTCCCTATCTCCACTGAATAGTTCGATTTTGCATGCTTGTCCTAACATGCTACTTCAGTCATAAACTACAGTTCTATACATTCATGGATCTTTTCCTGAAGtccttattctgttccactgatgtaTGCCATATTGTTTCAATAATTCCAGCTTTATAATTTTACCATTTGGTCTTTTCAAAATGTCTTGCTTATTccatataatttgtattttctcaatgCCTTTGAAATCATTTGCAAATTCTACAAATATCCTTAGATTTCAATTGTAAGGGCATCGAGAAAATAGACTAATTTCAGCAGAATTGACATTTTGTCACTGCATTGtgcaatccatgaacatagtattTGCACTAATTTATTTAAGGCTTCTATAATGTTTCcatagaacattttaatttttctccttttaagagTAGGTTCTGCCTAGTTTTTATAAGATATCCTACCattatggaattttctttttattcttaagtttTATAGCTTTTATCTATCCTAAATATTATTAATTCCTCATCTACTCAAAtggtcattttgttttctaattcattCTGATAATGTGGTGAATTCTAATTAtagattttccaaaattaatcCTTCCAGCCAAACATGGAATCAACACAGCTTGaacaaatgttttataattcttatacatttttaaaagtgatacCAATAATATATTAGTATTGTTTAGGGCTTTGTAtctatataagtgaaattataggCCTGAATATAttgtggttttttaaattatatttttattttttatttttatatattttttaacatttatttatttttgagacagagagagacagagcatgaacgagggagggtcacagagagagggagacacagaatctgaaacaggctccaggctctgagctgtcagcacagagtccgacacggggctcgaacccacggaccgtgagatcgtgacctgagccgaagtcggacgcttaaccgaccgagccacccaggcgcccctatttttattttttaaatcaggatttTGTGCCTCCTAGAATGAGTCACACTGTAGTCCTCACATCTTATATATTGGAgagtttgaaatgattttttccccatgaaaCTTTGCAAGCACCTACCTTTAAAAACAATCTGAAGGAGAAAAGAGTTGGAAAAGTAGAGGTAGATAAAGTTCAATCCTTAAATTCAATGTGTTAGAACCaaccattttatgtatttttatggaaGATGAAATAAAGGGGTAGGAAttgtattcaaattaaaatatagtaaatatattcCATGCAATATTATTTTCCAGTCTCTAAGTCATTTGAAATAGCACTGCCTACTTTGGAGTGACATTTctctgttgaatcactattttataGCAGTTTTCTGGATAATTTTAGGGGGTacattaacaaatatattttaataatttgtatttgctTTAATATGTGCTAGAAAACTGTAACTATAACATTAAGCCAACATCAGAGGTATTAGTTCTTAGGTCAAAGCAAATGTGAGAATGACACCTAGTGTTTTTCTCATATTGAGTAACTTCTAAATGCAGGTCTCACTTGGTATGCAACACAGCAAAAatcataaactgaaaaaaaaaacacatacatgtGCTGAAATTTCACATGCACTgttctagagaaaataaaagttacttatgTACGTTACAGTGCACATGTTGGGGACTTCTGCAAAATAGCTATCTTGTCTATCCTCAAAAAATCATCAACAATATTTAAAGCTCATAAAAGCATAGTGAAATGATAATATGgtttcaaaaatgaaatgaatggtGGAATGGGAATGCCATTAGTATGCAGAGTTATAGTGAGAAAGTAAATCAAAGTCTATTCAATTAGTTAATCACGGTTTTCTCTGGAGGTTGAGACTAAGGTTGCAAGGGCAAGGAGTAGAGGGCATTCCTTTTATTATAATTCCTTCCAGTTTTTAAgcaaaaaacatttctaaaaaagatATCAGGATTCCCACTCAAGATCAAACGTTTCTAATGATGCATTGTTGACAAAGTCATAAAGGGGTTGTATATATTTGATAATTGTAGCTAGCATTTGGCACACAAAAAAAATGGCTACTATATATCTTAGGTTATAACACTTTCTAAATTTGGTTCCAGCTTCAATGTTGGCAGTGAGTCTTGTTTCAAGTCACctcatctaaatttttttttagtgtttaattaagagacagagacagagcgtgagtcgaggaggggcagacagagagggagacacagaatccaaagcgggctccgggctctgagctgccagcaccaagccagacatagggctcaaacccacgaactgtgagatcatgacctaagtcgaagtcagatgcttaagtgactaagccactcaggcaccccttaagtcaCCTCATCTAAAAACTTGGATTTGTCTTACCCATAATGACTTTGGGTTCTAAAATGGGAACAGATGCTATCTCCAGAATCTCAAGGACTCTTGTGATGTTTCTTCCCACAGCATTCTTCCTTCATGGCCAGGATGAACCAACCAAATCAAACAGTGCTAACAGAATTCATCCTAATGGGAATTACAGACCGGCCTGAGCTGCAGGCTCCTGTCTTTGGACTCTTCCTCAGCATCTATGTGATCTCAGTGGTGGGCAACCTGGGCATGATCATCCTCACCAAGGTGGACTCCAGGCTACAAacacccatgtacttcttcctcagaCACCTGGCTTTCATTGATCTTGGTTATTCAACAGCTGTGGGGCCCAAAATGTTAGTCAACTTCATAGCTAATCAAAACACAATCCCTTATAACGGGTGCGCCACACAGCTGGCTTTCTTCATCTTGTTCATCATCAGCGAGCTTTTCATTCTGTCAGcaatggcctatgaccgctatgtggccatctgtcaTCCTCTGCTTTATACGGTTGTTATGTCACAAAAGGTGTGCTGGGTGCTGGTGGCTGTCCCCTATGTCTACAgtgcctttctttctctgataATCACCATAAAGATTTTTATGTCATCCTTTTGTGACCATAATGTCATTAGACATTTTTATTGTGACAATCTTCCCTTATTAACTTTGTTGTGCTCAAGCACACGTGACATTGAGTTGATAATACTGATCTTTTCAGCATTTAATTTGGTGTCATCTCTTCTGATAGTGCTTGTCTCCTACATCTTGATCCTGATGGCCATCCTCAGCATGAACTCTGCACAGGGCAGGCACaaggccttctccacctgtggATCCCATATGACAGTGGTCATTGTATTATATGCCACTCTATTCTTCATGTACGTGCAACCCAAATCCAGTCATTCGTTTGATACTGATAAAATTGCCtctgtattttatactttgataATACCTATGCTGAATCCCATGATCTACAGCTTGAGgaacaaagaggtaaaaggtgCCCTGCGTCGGATATGGAAAAATCTGCCCAAACTGCCTATGTAGAGTTCACTGTGAACTACGTATATAATAAATTAGTTTATAGACTATTGTTGATTATATGCCATAGGCCTTAGAAAGGACTAATGTATAAAAGTCACGGGAAACTAGAATTGTTCTTCCCATTTTCAATGTATAGATGTTTCAGTAATGATGATCCTTCTGTTACCATTTTTGGTTTCAGTGGAGGTGACTGAAGTCCAGACTACTGTTCTCACATTGCTAGGTACTTATGTTACAACTGAAGACAACTTGTATTGTTTCTTGGGTTTGTTGTAATACATCTCCCCTTAGATATTATTACTTAAAAGGCTTTCTAATGTCTTTGcctaaatgttaaataaatgctAGTCCCCACCACAATGGCATATGGCATATAGAAGATGGCAACTATTGTTCCTTTTGGGGGAAATACACACAATAATGAATAATCAATTATATCTACCTTAATGACACTTGAACTCTATCCTCTTGCTGTGGGAAGCATCTCAGCTTTTATTAAGCGATATGTGTACCTGTATATGCTTGgggaaagcagaaataaaagtgtatttattttcaggtGTCATAattgtttacattaaaatttcaaaaactgtTCATGCTGaaacattagaaataataactgaatttTGCAAGGTTAGTGCACATTAAGTCAGCATATTAAAGATCagatttgtttctttgctttacaataacaaaaaaaggtaaaagtgaAGTTTTAAACTATCAATTACACTAGAAATGAAAAGCCTATAATACTTAGGGAAAATTTAATGAGCAAGTTGCATCACATCTCTGCTATGAACTATAAAAACATTACTGAATTATTAAAGAAGTCATAAATGTAGCATATACCATACCAttgctgaaaagaaataaatgttgcaTGGTGGTTAGTTTTCCCTaaattattctatatatttaatgtagtAACAATCAAAACTGCAGCAGCATTTTTTAATAGTCAAGTTGATTTTAAAGATTACGTGGAAATCCAAATATCTAGAAtattagagaagaaagaatacaGAAGCATTCCAATAACAGATACCAATTTCTTTAATTaagcaatattattttaatgtgtaaacATTAATAAACTAGatagttttaaattattacagaaactattttttaatctctctttcttcattctttttccttctttattttagaattatgGAAGCTGATTATAAACTTAATTAAGAGAGGCAAAATGccaaaaatacaaagatagtTTGAAGAAAGATTAAAGTTACAGGAGTTATACTACCAGATTTCATGATctattacaaagctttagtaattaaatttcttttttcctaagtgTTATAGCCGCTGTGGAAATAGTGGCTCTAAAAACTTAAGAGGTTCCTctaaaatttagaaatgaaaatgccaCATGATCCAAGAATGTcattactgggtatttgccctaagaataaaaaagaatacaaaaacactaattcaaaaagttaTATACACCTCTATAGTCACTGCAGGagtatttacagtagccaaaatatggaatcAGCCCAAGTAGCCACTGTTAGATGatagaataaagaagatgtggaatttatacacaatggaatattactcagccttaaaatggATGAGATCTtgttgcacctgggtggctcagttggttaagcacccaactttggctcaggtcatgatctcacggttcatgagttcgagccccacgtcgtgctctgcgacgatggcacaaagcctgcttgggattctggttcatcttctctctgcccctcccccacttgtgctctgtctctctctatcaaaaataaataagtgtaaaaaaaaaaaaaggatgagatcttgccatttgtgccAACATGGGTAGACACAGAAAGTATTATGGTAAGCGAaacaagccagacagagaaatacaaataccatatgattcactaatatacagaatctaaaaacaaaacaatcaaatcaACAAACAAGCAAAGTTAGATGTAGACctataaatacggagaacaaatttatggttgccagagaggagggggatgggggatAGGCACAAaggccgggggggaggggggaggcggggagaggaagatacaggcttccaattatggaatgagtTAAgttacaggaataaaaggtacagcatagaaaatatagtcaatggtattgacAGGTGttagctacacttgtggttagCATAACATAATGGATAAACACGTTGATTCACTGTGTTTTACATCTGAGACCAAGGTAACATTCTGTGTCAATTacactgcaataaaaaaaaaaggaaagagaacattgTCCAGAAAACGGACCAAATGATTGATGGAATACAATAGTGACTTCAGACACAGATCTACAAATACACTGTCACCTAACTTATGATGGATGCATCACTATTTTCTCAAAGAGGAAGAATGATCTTTTCCATAAATACTCTTAGgcaatttgtatatttatttggagagaaaaaaaggatctGGGCGCATACCCAGTCCCTATACAGACTCAATTCTACTTGATTGAAGATCTCAGTGTGAAATACAAACATCTAAAAGGAAAGAATAGTGAAACATCTTGGagatattgaaatatataaagcattttaaacaGACCTCATAAAACAATGGTTATCTaagatttaaaatgattaattgcACTGACTTAAGAAATTATGTTCATCACAattaatagtttgagaaggaaaCTCTAACAGtgggaaaagatgttttttttaatttttttttagagggtgtggaggggcagagagagagagaagagaaaatccctatctgtcagcacagagcccaacacgaggctcaaactcacaaaccatgagatcatgacctgagccaatatcaagagtcagactcttaaccaactaaaccatccagatgcccaagggagtatttttttttaacgtttattcacttttgagaaatAGACagagacatggggcgcctgggtggcgcagtcggttaagcgtccgacttcagccaggtcacgatctcgcggtccgtgagttcgagccccgcgtcaggctctgggctgatggctcagagcctggagcctgtttccgattctgtgtgtctccctctctccctgcccctcccccgttcatgctctgtctctctctgtcccaaaaataaataaaaaacgttgaaaaaaaaaaaattaaaaaaaaaaaaaaagaaaaagaaatagagacagagaatgagtgggggaggggcagagagagagggagacacaaaatccaaagcagtctccaggctctgaactgtcagagccccacctggggcttgaactcatggagggcgggatcatgacctgagctgaagtcatatgctcaaccaactgagccacccaggcacccctagatgtcTGAGGGAGAGGATACTTTTATCAGACCTACATAATCAGACAAATCGTGGACAAAGGCTTTGTAAGCATAATGTAAAGGTAACTGTTCCAAATCCATAAAGAGTTGACAAGAAATACAATATGAAGATGACAAAAGATATTGGTGTGGACATCAAGGATGTGGGAGTAGCTGTTTTTAATTACCATTTTCAAGAAATTCTTCTCTATGTCAGGGCAATAtgtttttataaactataaattattatccttaaaaaatacatgacagaggtgcctgggtggctcagtctgttgagcgtcggacttcggctcaggtcacgatctcccagtgcgtgagttcgagccccacttcaggctttgcgctgatagctcagagcctggagcctgcttcagattctgtgtctctctctctctctctctctctctctctctctctctctctctctctctctctttctctctctctgcccctcccccacacatgctctgtctctctctgtcttaaaaataaataaaacgttttaaaaaaatttttaaaataaaagtaacaaaaatagataaaaataattcacattgttagcaggcagaaaaagaattattcatgtgtgtgtgcacatgtgagtgtgtgtgtttaaggggACAGTTCATCGCAGACAGCAGACTGAAGGATTCTCCTGGGGTCCTGGTAATGTTTCAATTTTACTATCATCATAGCTATTTGATCTGGATTCTGATTACACAGTTGTCTTGAATTTGCAAAAATGTACGATGCATGCATTTGTTAATAAGTATATTAtgtttaaataagttaaaacaccacaaaaaaaggggaaaacaagtacttgtaaatttttacttttacttgtaaatttttttaatgatgtagTAAGCATCATTCAATCATCTTCATTCTGCCCCCAGAGATAAACTCATAAAAAGCCATTGTAGTAGAAGAAGATCATTAAGGGttgcaagaaaaatgaaaacatctttcCTACAAATACAACGATTTGATTCCAGATCGCTGGGTTACAATAGAAAGACTTTACCAGGAGACATTGTGGAAAGGTATCTAACATAACTTTATTAGCAGGGGAATATAAAGATGTCCTGTAGAATTAGGAGATATACCACGCCTTTGTTTGATATTTTCAAATGCTTGAGGCATAATTAGCTTGT is from Neofelis nebulosa isolate mNeoNeb1 chromosome 10, mNeoNeb1.pri, whole genome shotgun sequence and encodes:
- the LOC131488833 gene encoding olfactory receptor 8K3-like, giving the protein MNQPNQTVLTEFILMGITDRPELQAPVFGLFLSIYVISVVGNLGMIILTKVDSRLQTPMYFFLRHLAFIDLGYSTAVGPKMLVNFIANQNTIPYNGCATQLAFFILFIISELFILSAMAYDRYVAICHPLLYTVVMSQKVCWVLVAVPYVYSAFLSLIITIKIFMSSFCDHNVIRHFYCDNLPLLTLLCSSTRDIELIILIFSAFNLVSSLLIVLVSYILILMAILSMNSAQGRHKAFSTCGSHMTVVIVLYATLFFMYVQPKSSHSFDTDKIASVFYTLIIPMLNPMIYSLRNKEVKGALRRIWKNLPKLPM